TTTTCCATCCCGCGCATTTGTCATGCCCAGTAAGAAATCCGTAAACCCCGCCGATTCGAAATCTCCGGCAAAGAATGCCAAACCCGCGGCAAAGAGCACCGCTTCCGACAAGAAGACTTCCAGCAAGGCTGTCGTCTCCAACGGAGAAGCGAGCAGCAAGGGCGCCAAGCCTGCTGACCGCGTCGCCGCGAAGCTCACCCCTTTCCTCGAAGCCCAGCGCCAGAAGCTTCTCGTGCTCAAGGACACGCTCCTCGATAGCATGAACGGCGTGGCCCGCGACAGCCTGCGTTCCCAGACCGGCGGCGACGCTTCGGCCTTCGGCATGCACCAGGCCGATGCCGGCAGCGATGCCTACGATCGCGATTTCGCCCTCGGCCTCCTTTCCATGGAGCAGGACA
The window above is part of the Chthoniobacterales bacterium genome. Proteins encoded here:
- a CDS encoding TraR/DksA C4-type zinc finger protein; its protein translation is MPSKKSVNPADSKSPAKNAKPAAKSTASDKKTSSKAVVSNGEASSKGAKPADRVAAKLTPFLEAQRQKLLVLKDTLLDSMNGVARDSLRSQTGGDASAFGMHQADAGSDAYDRDFALGLLSMEQDSLYEIDQALKRIEDGSYGVCEISGKQIMKARLEALPFTRYTVECQAEIEKRNRYQRHHQPVTSLFGLSDEESEGEDDDSSSDSKDKD